The proteins below come from a single Bubalus kerabau isolate K-KA32 ecotype Philippines breed swamp buffalo chromosome 19, PCC_UOA_SB_1v2, whole genome shotgun sequence genomic window:
- the TSPAN3 gene encoding tetraspanin-3, with product MGQCGITSSKTVLVFLNLIFWGAAGILCYVGAYVFITYDDYDHFFEDVYTLIPAVVIIAVGALLFIIGLIGCCATIRESRCGLATFVIILLLVFVTEVVVVVLGYVYRAKVENEVDRSIQKVYKTYNGTNPDAASRAIDYVQRQLHCCGIHNYSDWENTDWFKEAKNHSVPLSCCRETASSCNGSLANPSDLYAEGCEALVVKKLQEIMMHVIWAALAFAAIQLLGMLCACIVLCRRSRDPAYELLITGGAYA from the exons GGAGCCGCTGGCATTTTATGCTATGTTGGAGCCTATGTCTTCATCACTTACGACGACTATGACCACTTCTTTGAAGATGTGTACACTCTCATCCCTGCTGTGGTGATCATAGCTGTCGGGGCCCTGCTCTTCATTATTGGGCTAATTGGTTGCTGTGCCACAATCCGGGAAAGCCGCTGTGGACTTGCCACG TTTGTCATCATCCTACTCTTGGTTTTTGTCACAGAAGTTGTTGTTGTGGTTTTGGGATATGTTTACAGAGCAAAG GTGGAAAATGAAGTTGATCGCAGCATTCAGAAGGTATATAAGACCTACAATGGAACCAATCCTGATGCTGCTAGCCGGGCCATTGACTATGTTCAGAGACAG CTGCACTGTTGTGGAATTCACAACTATTCAGACTGGGAAAATACAGATTGGTTCAAAGAAGCCAAAAACCACAGCGTCCCTCTTAGTTGTTGCAGAGAGACAGCCAGCAGCTGTAACGGCAGTCTGGCCAACCCCTCTGATCTCTATGCTGAG GGGTGTGAGGCTCTAGTTGTGAAGAAGCTACAAGAAATCATGATGCATGTTATCTGGGCAGCATTGGCATTTGCAGCTATTCAG CTGCTGGGCATGCTGTGTGCCTGCATCGTGTTGTGCAGAAGGAGTAGAGATCCTGCTTATGAGCTCCTCATCACCGGCGGAGCCTATGCATAG